In Paraburkholderia sp. PGU19, a single window of DNA contains:
- a CDS encoding TolC family protein, which produces MDQVVERALKHSPDIHRAERELDIASARDYADGLLPDPTLSFGTDRPGAEGFVPAFMVGLSYEVSALVDRPAKRRAADNALAKQQLALEWTKWQVANHAYALYVNNVSLERLESEVEQLVSHQKSVNQRMQKALARADVTREVSVQAETAYRDSVQQLGTLREEHLKAGQELNTLLELRPGTRLTLAAPPESYEVPQDAIVHVLVDLGQRRPDLLALRAGYAEQDERYRAALLAQFPRLDIGVTRGRDTSAIYTSGLSISVTLPLFNGNRGNIAVEKATRESLYQEYSQRLDDAYTAVDGISSELSLLGDQLRNAQSMEAELEASVKQARVAFGTGDVTLPALADLESRLLNQRIATTKLANSVLQQQVELCTLIGVSAIDHQPLRTFSEFDPLDSPCRSHWYLVRAGLSRVRPGHRDDACRREARRNDILGARTRAGSIQHRAQRAHGRRHLRLARSPR; this is translated from the coding sequence ACTACGCGGATGGCCTGCTACCGGACCCGACACTCAGCTTCGGTACAGACCGCCCCGGTGCGGAGGGCTTCGTCCCAGCATTCATGGTCGGGCTTAGCTATGAAGTGTCCGCACTCGTTGACCGTCCCGCGAAAAGGCGTGCGGCGGACAACGCCCTTGCGAAGCAGCAACTCGCACTGGAATGGACGAAATGGCAGGTCGCGAACCACGCCTATGCGCTCTACGTCAACAACGTAAGCCTCGAGCGTCTCGAGAGCGAAGTCGAGCAGTTGGTGTCCCATCAGAAAAGCGTCAATCAACGAATGCAAAAGGCACTCGCGCGCGCCGACGTCACGCGAGAGGTTTCCGTGCAAGCGGAAACTGCCTACCGCGACAGCGTGCAACAGTTGGGTACGCTGCGAGAGGAGCACCTCAAGGCAGGACAGGAACTCAATACGCTGCTCGAGCTGCGCCCGGGGACACGCCTGACGCTTGCTGCTCCGCCAGAGTCATACGAGGTCCCGCAGGACGCCATCGTACATGTACTCGTCGACCTCGGACAGCGTCGTCCCGATCTGCTGGCACTGCGTGCGGGATACGCCGAACAGGACGAACGCTATCGCGCAGCGCTCCTCGCGCAGTTTCCGCGACTGGACATTGGCGTCACCCGGGGCCGTGACACGTCGGCCATCTACACCTCAGGGCTGTCCATTTCAGTGACGCTTCCCCTGTTCAACGGCAACCGGGGAAACATTGCAGTCGAAAAGGCCACTCGGGAGAGTCTCTATCAGGAATACAGCCAACGACTCGACGACGCGTACACGGCTGTCGACGGCATCAGTTCGGAGCTGAGCCTGCTGGGTGACCAGCTTCGCAATGCGCAATCGATGGAGGCGGAACTCGAAGCGTCGGTGAAACAGGCGCGTGTTGCGTTCGGCACTGGTGACGTCACACTGCCCGCATTGGCCGACCTTGAATCGCGGCTGCTGAATCAACGCATTGCGACAACGAAGCTCGCGAATTCTGTACTTCAGCAGCAGGTCGAACTCTGCACCCTGATTGGCGTGAGCGCCATTGACCACCAACCGCTAAGGACCTTCAGTGAATTCGACCCGCTTGATTCTCCTTGCCGCAGTCATTGGTACTTGGTCCGTGCCGGGTTATCGCGCGTTCGCCCAGGACATCGTGACGATGCCTGCCGTAGAGAAGCGCGTCGTAACGACATTCTCGGCGCCCGCACGCGTGCAGGCAGCATCCAACACCGTGCTCAGCGCGCCCATGGCAGGCGTCATCTCCGGCTTGCGCGTTCTCCCCGGTGA
- a CDS encoding efflux RND transporter periplasmic adaptor subunit: MQAASNTVLSAPMAGVISGLRVLPGETVRTGQAIAHLTGPTVSTYSERLAADLKSAQIRVAAATQAAAIEQQKLDEQLSTRDAVIRVRAELDAAHQQLVAAQSASRNYASLAVISAPEPGVVTAVNAADGQYASAGQALVTVVPTRGLYVVANLYGSNASSVAAGKKGVFLAEGANAPIDVVVERVSWSVTTPGQLEVWLNAVQGTALVPGTVGTVSLTTSDGKRLAIPSTALILDAGQWWVLVRDRSGSRRRQVIPGLSDGGWTSIRQGLAPGERVVTQDSYLLFHQDFATRYQQAD; this comes from the coding sequence GTGCAGGCAGCATCCAACACCGTGCTCAGCGCGCCCATGGCAGGCGTCATCTCCGGCTTGCGCGTTCTCCCCGGTGAAACGGTGCGGACCGGGCAAGCGATTGCGCATCTGACGGGGCCCACCGTATCAACATATAGTGAGCGCCTTGCGGCCGACCTGAAGTCGGCCCAGATTCGGGTGGCTGCGGCAACCCAGGCCGCCGCCATCGAACAGCAAAAGCTTGATGAGCAACTCAGCACGCGCGACGCCGTTATCCGCGTGCGCGCCGAACTCGATGCTGCACATCAGCAACTCGTAGCGGCGCAGTCGGCCTCGCGGAACTACGCGAGCCTCGCCGTGATTAGCGCGCCGGAGCCGGGTGTGGTGACTGCGGTCAATGCGGCCGATGGTCAATACGCGAGTGCCGGCCAGGCGCTGGTAACTGTGGTCCCCACGCGTGGTCTTTACGTAGTGGCGAATCTGTATGGAAGCAATGCCTCATCGGTTGCTGCCGGAAAAAAAGGGGTCTTTCTTGCCGAGGGTGCGAATGCGCCCATCGACGTGGTCGTGGAGCGCGTGTCGTGGAGCGTTACCACGCCCGGTCAACTGGAAGTCTGGCTCAATGCCGTACAGGGAACCGCGCTTGTGCCGGGAACGGTCGGCACGGTTTCTTTGACCACATCTGACGGCAAACGGTTGGCCATTCCATCCACCGCGCTCATTCTCGACGCCGGCCAATGGTGGGTACTGGTGCGTGACAGAAGCGGTAGCCGCCGACGCCAGGTGATTCCGGGTCTATCCGACGGTGGCTGGACGTCAATCAGGCAAGGACTCGCGCCAGGTGAGCGGGTCGTGACGCAGGACTCGTATCTTCTCTTTCATCAGGACTTCGCGACGCGCTACCAGCAAGCTGATTGA
- a CDS encoding efflux RND transporter permease subunit — MLKDIVRRPLLWVMLYAALIAYGIYALLNIHAEVLPQFNMPQVSVVAQLPGATTLDLEGLIARPIEAELSSLSSLSDVRTVVSQGSVKIEARFVEGTTAASALQEVNGVVGRINGALPKGTSLTTEISGNAINEVADYAIQVPDGVDASQVQRIIESNLAPRIRAVPGVQRVSVAGPGADAIWVRPDLGKLQRFNVSASSLVASLDATTAMVPSGYVHLGHQDVFVEGRSLPTKPSEYARVPVATAGNSIPLGSIADVVRTALPSHHTVKLDNRPTIALIVFKQPGASTLPVVDEVDKTLRELEPQLPGGARFVRIYSQGHIVGVVAADLTRNLAIGAVLAVGVLFWMLGASRGIWALALSIPLSLLLGIAGLYLMGQTLNLLTFGALSVAVGLLADDAIIVLESIYHRWEAGDGRWEGVARGLRDIAGPDISGTMTTVAVFLPLVFVGGLAGLFFVPFSVAMTVSLIASLLISLSLIPLVLGFIGPHIEKRATSGSRAVGWLKSQNLRLFDFALRRPRVSLWSCVAIFAVSVAGLLLVPVDFLPLPNEAVLLESFTLPPGTSLRDAQDASDRITQRLLGLEPVAHVFSRVGSASGTSYTEPAYAGEIQIALKPDVNASSLDKIGKQILDASKLPAVQTVIGTPTLERVGETLSGLPQPFVIDVYGDSIETLQSLSTEVTHRLTSVSDLSDVFNNDGYPITELRITPNPDGLALHGITPALLFAQLHILLAGQTVATVPEGNGHLDVFVRLADPAHLSIEQLNQLPIMASGWVALGQVADVRMATGPNVIRHLNGLRAVEILATPTAPSGR; from the coding sequence ATGCTGAAAGATATCGTGAGGCGGCCGCTGCTCTGGGTCATGCTGTATGCAGCGCTGATTGCCTACGGCATCTATGCGCTCCTCAATATCCACGCCGAGGTCCTGCCGCAGTTCAACATGCCACAGGTGAGCGTTGTCGCCCAACTGCCCGGAGCTACGACTCTGGACCTGGAAGGGCTGATTGCGCGACCCATCGAAGCCGAACTGTCGTCGCTCTCGTCATTGAGCGACGTGCGGACAGTCGTGAGCCAGGGTTCCGTCAAGATTGAAGCGCGATTCGTGGAAGGCACCACCGCTGCAAGTGCGTTGCAGGAAGTCAACGGTGTCGTCGGGCGCATTAACGGTGCGCTGCCGAAAGGCACAAGCCTGACGACGGAAATCTCGGGCAACGCGATAAACGAGGTTGCCGACTACGCAATCCAGGTTCCGGACGGCGTGGATGCGTCACAGGTGCAGCGCATCATCGAGTCAAATCTTGCGCCGCGTATCCGGGCGGTCCCGGGCGTGCAACGTGTGTCGGTCGCCGGACCCGGAGCGGATGCGATATGGGTGCGCCCTGACCTTGGGAAGCTACAGCGTTTCAATGTCTCTGCATCATCGCTCGTGGCATCGCTCGATGCCACGACTGCAATGGTGCCGAGCGGATACGTACACCTCGGACACCAGGACGTTTTCGTGGAAGGCAGAAGTCTGCCGACGAAGCCTTCCGAGTATGCCCGCGTGCCTGTCGCAACTGCCGGGAACAGTATTCCACTAGGCTCGATTGCGGACGTTGTCCGGACTGCGCTTCCGTCGCACCATACGGTCAAACTCGACAACAGGCCTACCATCGCGCTCATTGTGTTCAAGCAGCCCGGCGCATCGACGCTACCGGTCGTCGACGAGGTTGATAAAACACTGCGGGAGCTCGAACCTCAGTTGCCCGGCGGCGCGCGCTTCGTGCGCATCTACAGTCAGGGGCATATTGTCGGCGTCGTCGCTGCCGACCTGACCAGGAATCTCGCCATAGGGGCCGTGCTCGCGGTGGGCGTCCTGTTCTGGATGCTCGGCGCGAGTCGCGGGATATGGGCCCTTGCGTTGAGTATCCCGCTCTCGCTGCTGCTAGGCATCGCAGGGCTGTACCTGATGGGACAGACACTGAATCTGCTGACGTTCGGCGCCCTGTCAGTCGCGGTAGGCCTGCTCGCCGATGACGCCATCATTGTGCTGGAGAGCATCTACCATCGATGGGAGGCTGGCGACGGCCGGTGGGAGGGTGTTGCGCGAGGGTTGCGCGACATCGCTGGTCCTGACATTTCCGGGACGATGACCACCGTCGCGGTGTTCCTGCCGCTCGTGTTCGTGGGTGGGCTTGCGGGGCTGTTCTTTGTCCCGTTCTCTGTCGCGATGACAGTCAGCCTGATTGCATCGCTGCTCATTTCGTTGAGCCTGATTCCGCTCGTGCTGGGATTCATCGGGCCTCATATCGAGAAACGCGCCACATCGGGTTCGCGTGCGGTCGGGTGGCTCAAGAGCCAGAATCTGCGCCTGTTTGACTTTGCACTACGTCGTCCACGGGTCTCGCTGTGGTCTTGTGTAGCCATTTTCGCGGTCTCCGTGGCTGGACTTCTGCTGGTGCCGGTCGATTTCCTGCCACTGCCGAACGAGGCCGTGTTGCTCGAAAGCTTTACGCTGCCCCCTGGAACGTCACTGCGTGATGCCCAGGATGCTTCCGACCGCATCACCCAGCGCTTGCTTGGTCTCGAACCTGTGGCACACGTGTTCTCGCGTGTTGGCTCTGCGTCGGGGACGTCCTACACCGAGCCTGCATATGCGGGTGAGATTCAGATTGCGCTGAAGCCCGATGTGAACGCGAGCAGTCTCGACAAAATCGGCAAGCAGATTCTGGACGCGTCGAAGCTTCCCGCCGTCCAGACTGTGATTGGAACACCGACGCTCGAACGGGTTGGCGAGACACTTTCAGGATTACCGCAACCATTCGTAATTGATGTCTATGGCGATTCCATTGAAACCTTGCAGTCGCTCTCGACGGAAGTCACGCATCGACTGACAAGCGTGTCCGACCTGTCGGACGTATTCAACAACGACGGTTATCCCATTACCGAACTGCGAATTACACCGAATCCTGACGGCCTCGCGCTTCACGGCATCACGCCGGCGTTGCTTTTCGCCCAGTTACACATCCTGCTGGCTGGTCAAACCGTCGCTACCGTTCCTGAGGGCAATGGCCACCTGGACGTGTTTGTGAGACTGGCCGACCCGGCGCACCTGTCCATCGAGCAGCTCAATCAGCTTCCCATCATGGCGAGCGGCTGGGTCGCGTTAGGCCAGGTTGCCGACGTCCGCATGGCGACCGGACCCAACGTCATCCGGCATTTGAACGGACTGCGTGCGGTCGAGATACTTGCGACCCCGACTGCCCCCTCGGGCAGGTGA
- a CDS encoding efflux RND transporter permease subunit: MISASRQALATLALPAGYEVKFGGLYPQLERAALNVGVAAVVALALMLGILTLQFDGLLVPGLLLLQMPLAFSGGAIALAVSGVGLNAIGLIAFLTLIGVSLNHGIVLLQLVKRNEAQWLSVVDAVRDAVEVRFRPILLTVLTASLGLLPTALGFGKGAAPEQGLAIVTLGGLVWSGLLSTNLLPALYVYRRERQLQKAS; encoded by the coding sequence GTGATTTCTGCTTCCAGGCAGGCGCTCGCAACGCTTGCGTTGCCGGCAGGGTACGAAGTGAAGTTCGGCGGCCTGTATCCCCAGCTCGAGCGAGCAGCACTTAACGTGGGCGTGGCGGCGGTCGTTGCACTCGCGCTGATGCTGGGCATCCTGACGCTGCAATTCGATGGGCTGCTTGTTCCGGGACTGCTTTTGTTGCAAATGCCGCTGGCGTTCTCGGGTGGTGCAATCGCTTTGGCGGTGAGTGGTGTCGGTCTCAACGCCATCGGTCTGATTGCATTTCTTACCCTGATTGGGGTGAGCTTGAACCACGGCATCGTGTTGCTGCAACTGGTGAAGCGAAACGAAGCGCAGTGGTTGTCCGTGGTCGACGCCGTGCGCGACGCGGTCGAGGTGCGGTTCCGGCCGATTCTGCTGACAGTCCTGACCGCATCCCTAGGCCTCTTGCCGACCGCACTAGGCTTCGGCAAAGGTGCAGCGCCCGAACAGGGGTTGGCCATCGTTACGCTGGGCGGGCTGGTCTGGAGCGGCCTGCTCAGCACCAATCTGCTGCCGGCGCTTTATGTGTACAGGCGCGAGCGGCAGCTCCAAAAGGCATCATAG
- a CDS encoding MFS transporter gives MQTDSTERPGTLRQIPRGVRMLGFVSMFMDISSEIIHSLLPMFLVTSLGASAVMVGLIEGVAEAAAPIVKVFSGALSDYLGNRKWLAVIGYGLGALSKPLFALAPTAGFVLTVRVVDRIGKGIRGAPRDALVADITPVHLRGAAYGLRQSLDTVGAFLGPLLAVVLMLLWADDFRLVFWVAVVPGLVAVALLVLGIREPARQSEAKRVNPVTRDNLKKLARGYWWVVGVGAVFTLARFSEAFLVLRAMQAGVPIALVPLVLVAMNVVYALSAYPFGKLADSMSHTKLLFVGLVMLIASDIVLAHGNSWPVVIIGVALWGLHMGLTQGLLATMVAQSAPPELKGTAFGFFNLMSGLAMLVASVVAGELWDQFGASTTFYAGAGFCIATLFALATSSTMLRGKT, from the coding sequence GTGCAGACTGATTCCACCGAGCGCCCCGGTACACTCCGTCAAATCCCGCGCGGCGTCCGGATGCTCGGCTTCGTGAGTATGTTCATGGACATCTCGTCGGAAATCATCCACAGCCTTCTGCCCATGTTCCTCGTGACGAGTCTCGGCGCGAGCGCCGTGATGGTGGGCCTGATTGAAGGCGTTGCCGAGGCGGCGGCCCCCATCGTCAAGGTGTTTTCCGGCGCACTGAGCGACTACCTGGGCAACCGCAAATGGCTCGCTGTCATTGGATACGGCCTTGGTGCGCTGAGCAAACCGCTATTTGCGCTCGCGCCTACGGCCGGCTTCGTGCTGACCGTGCGTGTAGTCGACCGCATTGGCAAGGGTATTCGGGGTGCACCGCGCGACGCGCTCGTGGCCGACATCACACCTGTGCACCTGCGTGGCGCGGCTTATGGCCTCCGACAGTCACTCGATACGGTCGGCGCATTTCTTGGGCCCTTGCTTGCAGTTGTATTGATGCTGCTGTGGGCCGACGACTTCCGTCTGGTGTTCTGGGTGGCCGTGGTGCCCGGGCTCGTTGCCGTTGCGTTACTGGTTCTCGGAATCAGGGAACCCGCACGGCAGTCGGAAGCGAAACGCGTCAATCCAGTCACGCGCGATAACCTGAAGAAACTCGCGCGCGGATACTGGTGGGTGGTCGGCGTCGGTGCAGTCTTCACGCTCGCGCGGTTCAGTGAAGCATTCCTCGTGCTGCGTGCAATGCAGGCCGGGGTTCCGATAGCGCTGGTTCCCCTCGTCCTGGTCGCAATGAATGTCGTGTATGCGCTTTCAGCGTATCCGTTCGGGAAACTGGCCGACTCAATGAGCCACACGAAGCTGCTGTTCGTGGGCCTGGTCATGCTTATCGCGTCTGACATCGTGCTCGCTCATGGCAACTCGTGGCCAGTCGTGATAATCGGCGTGGCCCTTTGGGGGCTGCATATGGGGCTGACACAGGGCCTGCTGGCGACCATGGTTGCGCAATCGGCGCCACCCGAGCTGAAAGGCACTGCCTTCGGTTTCTTCAACCTGATGAGCGGGCTGGCGATGCTTGTTGCGAGTGTCGTGGCCGGCGAACTCTGGGACCAGTTTGGCGCGAGCACGACGTTTTATGCTGGGGCCGGATTCTGTATCGCGACGCTGTTTGCGCTTGCGACCAGTTCGACGATGCTCAGGGGTAAAACGTGA
- a CDS encoding phosphatase PAP2 family protein, which produces MNWRLLFERIGARNLLVAAVLAIGGAWLFLGVLEDVISGDPLVAVDVKIHAALQTIRFPLLDSLMVAASELGDAAVTVPVILVVLAWLVWQKRLRSAAYWISAVVFAQLFVVTLKFVVRRARPSSMYEGVQGFSFPSNHATLSVVTYGFLAFFVTRAWGNVARRRIATATALFILLISFSRLYLGAHWFSDVLAGLSFGVAWIATAAVLHHLGDENQRDASSLGVASFATFVVSAMVHIIMQHGIDLSLYAPR; this is translated from the coding sequence GTGAACTGGCGTCTGCTCTTTGAGCGCATTGGCGCGCGCAACCTGCTCGTGGCCGCCGTGCTAGCCATTGGTGGCGCCTGGCTCTTCCTCGGCGTACTTGAGGATGTCATTAGCGGCGACCCGCTCGTTGCCGTCGACGTCAAGATTCACGCCGCGTTGCAAACAATTCGCTTCCCGCTACTCGATTCCCTTATGGTTGCCGCCTCAGAGCTGGGCGATGCAGCCGTCACCGTCCCGGTCATTCTCGTCGTCCTTGCGTGGCTCGTTTGGCAAAAGAGGCTGCGAAGCGCTGCTTACTGGATTTCGGCGGTCGTGTTCGCACAGCTCTTCGTCGTGACGCTGAAGTTTGTCGTGCGCCGAGCGCGACCGTCTTCAATGTACGAGGGCGTGCAGGGATTCTCCTTTCCCAGCAACCATGCGACGCTAAGCGTCGTCACCTATGGCTTTCTTGCATTCTTCGTTACGCGCGCCTGGGGCAATGTCGCACGGCGACGCATTGCGACTGCAACGGCTCTGTTTATTCTCCTTATCTCTTTTTCACGTCTTTACCTGGGAGCCCACTGGTTCTCTGACGTGCTCGCGGGCCTCAGCTTCGGCGTGGCATGGATAGCGACAGCGGCCGTGCTTCATCACCTTGGCGATGAGAATCAGAGAGACGCTTCCTCCCTGGGGGTAGCGTCGTTCGCTACGTTTGTCGTCAGTGCGATGGTCCACATCATCATGCAGCACGGTATCGACCTGTCTCTCTACGCGCCGAGGTAG
- a CDS encoding histidine kinase dimerization/phospho-acceptor domain-containing protein, giving the protein MARVPYSDELNRVQRAGTLVTEKLEARRRRSPDFAAENEALHGLARALNASDTVMLQTLVDTALKLCNAGISLRERDASPPHTFRWVALAGHCTGLVGHPLQSDNSPAGVTLQLGSPQLFAFPKRQFDCLAPIPLEVTEELVVPVPGTPEPWGALWVMSHDEHLHFDSEHRRILTSLANFTCAALIIKQAKADAEARPEEAEATRNALAVVEAHQVDFIATLGHELRNPLGPIDSALAAAQKLAAGNPSVLSALALANRQVRQLKRLVSDLLDASRIRHGKLSVRPAYGLLGDIVKDAMAAVTDEVERRQQQLQVMLPAYPVTVFADAARLTPASGAGASHTKLWAVSAPGCRPRPPSVAA; this is encoded by the coding sequence ATGGCCAGGGTGCCATATTCAGACGAGCTAAATCGCGTCCAGCGCGCCGGTACACTTGTGACCGAGAAGCTCGAGGCGCGTCGACGCCGCTCTCCGGACTTTGCCGCAGAAAATGAGGCGCTGCATGGTCTAGCCCGGGCGCTGAACGCGTCGGATACCGTGATGCTCCAGACGCTCGTCGACACCGCGCTGAAGTTGTGCAACGCCGGCATCAGCCTGCGCGAACGTGATGCGAGTCCACCACATACGTTCCGCTGGGTGGCGCTAGCGGGACACTGTACGGGCCTCGTCGGACACCCGCTTCAATCCGACAACAGCCCGGCGGGGGTCACGCTTCAACTGGGCTCGCCCCAGCTGTTCGCATTTCCCAAACGCCAGTTCGATTGCCTGGCCCCCATCCCTCTGGAGGTCACAGAAGAACTGGTCGTGCCGGTTCCCGGCACACCCGAGCCGTGGGGCGCGCTATGGGTCATGTCTCATGATGAGCACCTTCACTTTGACAGCGAACACCGCCGCATCCTGACGAGTCTCGCAAACTTCACATGTGCCGCCTTAATCATCAAGCAGGCGAAAGCCGACGCAGAAGCGCGCCCTGAGGAAGCGGAAGCCACCAGGAACGCGCTCGCTGTGGTCGAGGCTCATCAGGTCGATTTCATCGCCACGCTGGGTCACGAACTGCGAAACCCGCTCGGCCCGATTGACAGCGCGCTCGCGGCGGCGCAAAAGTTGGCAGCCGGCAATCCCTCCGTGCTATCGGCGCTGGCGCTCGCCAACAGGCAAGTGCGGCAATTGAAGCGCCTCGTGAGTGACCTGCTTGACGCGTCGCGGATACGGCACGGCAAGCTGTCGGTCCGCCCCGCCTACGGACTGCTCGGAGACATCGTCAAGGACGCGATGGCCGCCGTCACGGACGAGGTGGAGCGACGTCAGCAACAGCTGCAGGTGATGCTGCCGGCGTATCCGGTAACAGTCTTTGCGGACGCTGCACGTCTGACGCCGGCGTCCGGCGCCGGCGCATCGCACACGAAACTCTGGGCGGTCAGCGCGCCCGGCTGTCGTCCGCGACCTCCTTCCGTGGCAGCCTGA
- a CDS encoding DUF1232 domain-containing protein, whose product MWFAYRGTSTPLLVKLPCVLVVVYALSPINLIPDFIPDLGFADDALLLQGLI is encoded by the coding sequence GTGTGGTTTGCGTATCGCGGCACAAGTACGCCGTTGCTCGTAAAGCTGCCTTGCGTACTCGTGGTCGTCTACGCCCTGAGCCCCATTAACCTGATACCCGACTTCATTCCGGACCTCGGGTTCGCCGATGATGCGTTGCTGCTGCAGGGTCTAATCTGA
- a CDS encoding DoxX family protein: MMPESQSVHPRSILTDRILRIISWLERVPHSVLALPLRLAVATVFWNSAMTKLADWNAALQLFREDYRVPLLVPEFAAYLAVSIELTTPVLLVLGLATRPVAVVLLGMTTVIEVFVYPQAWPTHIQWAAILLVLLCRGAGKFSLDYLLYRGLSSRPASGD, translated from the coding sequence ATGATGCCGGAATCTCAATCCGTTCATCCCAGGTCGATACTGACTGACCGTATACTACGTATCATTTCGTGGCTGGAGCGGGTACCGCATTCGGTACTTGCGCTTCCACTGAGGCTTGCAGTTGCAACGGTCTTCTGGAACTCGGCGATGACCAAGCTGGCCGACTGGAATGCCGCACTCCAGTTGTTCAGGGAAGACTATCGGGTGCCGTTGCTTGTCCCCGAGTTCGCCGCCTACCTGGCGGTGTCAATCGAATTGACGACACCTGTTCTGCTGGTGCTCGGACTGGCGACACGACCTGTAGCGGTGGTCTTGCTCGGCATGACAACTGTAATTGAGGTGTTTGTATATCCGCAGGCATGGCCCACGCACATCCAGTGGGCCGCGATACTGCTGGTGTTGTTGTGTCGGGGTGCCGGAAAATTCTCACTGGACTACTTGCTGTACAGAGGCTTAAGTAGCCGCCCCGCATCCGGGGACTAA
- a CDS encoding DNA-binding domain-containing protein, whose protein sequence is MTVCAPTLLELQRAVRQDLLGPANGEATAYVVPDGLASQARLAIYRNTANSTLLRVLQLTYPAVQSLVGSEFFEGAARRFIEQCPPSSAHLDSYGEAFPDFLAQMPEAASLAYLPDTARLEWAVNQVLHAPDAKPLDLRRLEELDEVDIQAVRFLPSPAVRVVESCFPVDAIWRAVLSRDDSALVAINLDVDPVWLYVHRGASGVAVDRISEEQCRFAAALLAGRLLHDALVDVPDARTSDWLAHLLASGCFVDVCHSGQASRRTTGRQVT, encoded by the coding sequence ATGACAGTCTGTGCGCCAACACTGCTTGAGTTGCAACGGGCGGTCCGCCAGGACTTGCTCGGCCCTGCCAACGGCGAAGCAACCGCGTATGTAGTACCCGACGGCCTGGCTTCTCAGGCGCGGCTCGCCATTTATCGAAATACGGCGAACAGCACGCTGCTTAGAGTACTGCAGTTGACATATCCGGCCGTGCAGAGCCTGGTTGGATCCGAGTTCTTCGAAGGCGCAGCTCGACGTTTTATTGAGCAATGCCCACCGTCGAGCGCGCACCTGGACAGCTACGGCGAGGCGTTTCCTGATTTTCTTGCGCAGATGCCGGAAGCGGCGTCTCTTGCCTATCTGCCAGACACGGCGCGACTTGAATGGGCGGTGAACCAGGTGCTGCACGCACCGGATGCAAAGCCGCTTGACCTGCGGCGTCTCGAGGAACTGGATGAAGTCGACATTCAGGCTGTACGGTTTTTACCGAGCCCTGCAGTGCGGGTGGTTGAGTCGTGTTTTCCTGTTGATGCCATCTGGCGCGCCGTGTTGTCCCGGGACGATAGCGCACTGGTAGCCATCAATCTGGACGTTGACCCGGTCTGGCTGTATGTCCATCGAGGGGCATCGGGTGTCGCGGTGGACCGGATATCAGAAGAGCAATGCCGGTTCGCGGCTGCCTTGCTTGCGGGACGCCTCTTGCACGATGCACTTGTCGACGTGCCGGACGCTCGTACATCTGACTGGCTTGCGCACCTTCTTGCATCGGGATGCTTTGTTGACGTCTGCCATTCAGGTCAGGCATCCCGTCGAACGACAGGGAGGCAAGTCACATGA
- a CDS encoding DUF692 domain-containing protein, producing the protein MDAASEASQYAHGVIPACAGVGLRFRHHHGVVEGHPPVAWFEVHTENYMGGGSAPACLDAIRQDYPVSLHGVGLSLGSAEGMDFQHLARVRDVIRRVDPGLVSEHLSWSLSGGVYLADLLPLPMTEEALTIVCTHVDQVQTYLQRRISLENPSTYLRFRHSTIPEWEFLAEVARRTGCGILCDVNNIYVSASNHGWNALVYLNAMPPGSVTEVHLAGHCIRQLDQGQIIRIDDHGSRVAPPVWDLFGQALKRFGPVPTLIEWDTDVPALAVLMEEAAIAEAAIERQRNDSLCANTA; encoded by the coding sequence ATGGATGCCGCGTCTGAGGCCTCGCAATATGCACATGGCGTAATTCCGGCGTGCGCCGGGGTAGGGCTGCGCTTTCGCCACCATCACGGGGTCGTTGAAGGGCATCCGCCCGTCGCCTGGTTCGAGGTGCATACTGAGAACTACATGGGTGGCGGGAGCGCACCAGCTTGCCTGGACGCCATCCGCCAGGACTATCCAGTCTCGCTTCACGGCGTGGGCCTTTCGTTGGGCAGCGCCGAAGGCATGGATTTCCAGCATCTTGCGCGTGTGCGCGACGTCATCAGGCGCGTTGATCCCGGGCTGGTTTCTGAACACCTGTCGTGGAGCCTCAGCGGAGGCGTCTATCTCGCTGACCTGCTGCCGCTGCCGATGACGGAAGAAGCGCTAACCATTGTCTGCACACATGTCGACCAGGTCCAAACGTACCTGCAGCGACGGATTTCGCTAGAAAACCCTTCGACCTATCTGCGTTTCCGTCACTCAACCATCCCGGAATGGGAATTTCTTGCAGAGGTCGCGCGGCGCACCGGGTGCGGCATCCTCTGCGACGTCAACAATATCTATGTCAGTGCCAGCAATCACGGCTGGAATGCACTCGTCTATCTGAATGCCATGCCGCCGGGGTCGGTTACCGAAGTTCACCTTGCCGGGCACTGCATCCGCCAGCTTGACCAGGGCCAGATAATCCGAATCGACGACCACGGCTCGCGGGTCGCGCCTCCGGTATGGGACCTGTTCGGGCAGGCTCTGAAGAGGTTTGGACCCGTTCCCACGCTCATTGAATGGGACACCGATGTGCCGGCACTCGCGGTTCTGATGGAAGAAGCTGCAATTGCCGAGGCCGCTATCGAGAGGCAGCGAAATGACAGTCTGTGCGCCAACACTGCTTGA